From a single Arachis hypogaea cultivar Tifrunner chromosome 3, arahy.Tifrunner.gnm2.J5K5, whole genome shotgun sequence genomic region:
- the LOC112734551 gene encoding sm-like protein LSM5, which translates to MANNPSQLLPSELIDRCIGSKIWVIMKGDKELVGTLRGFDVYVNMVLEDVTEYEITAEGRRITKLDQILLNGNNIAILVPGGSPDPE; encoded by the exons ATGGCTAACAATCCATCACAGTTGCTCCCCTCAG AGTTGATTGATCGGTGTATAGGTTCAAAGATATGGGTGATAATGAAAGGTGACAAGGAGCTTGTTGGCACTCTTAGAGGCTTTGATGTCTATGTTAACATGGTCCTTGAAGATGTTACTGAATA TGAGATAACCGCTGAAGGGAGACGGATAACAAAGCTTGATCAGATTTTACTTAATGGAAACAACATTGCCATT TTGGTCCCTGGTGGTTCACCTGATCCAGAATGA
- the LOC112734548 gene encoding probable starch synthase 4, chloroplastic/amyloplastic, producing MASKLTTCFVCWNLNQSHPNTVVRFPSSSSHGLLLPASCKMRQRSLSSQHKKQHIKKASHEQPSTDGDPQPDQDRDSEHREASLDSLPIVNNEILSSTDTGNIDSVEQLDSPILIPETTPSAVNINGAEQAEQLSGGQLVDMLGMIQNTEKNILLLNQARIHALQDLEKILAEKEALQGEINVLETRLAETDARIEVATQEKIHVKRLEEQLEKLRSELAQRGNPEGGDTELHAHLKRFLNDEYPPSHNESIHSLTVELNSLREENASLKSAIESFKAQLNDVNNTSERVVVLEKERSSLESALKDLESKLLESQEDFSELSTLRVECKDLREKVEDLQVMLDNATKQANQDITVLQQNQDLRRKLEKLEASLEEANNYKLSSDKLQKYNEEMQQKIKSLEERLQKSDEEINSYVQKYQDSEKEFQVTLSDLREETKKRALDGPVEDMPWEFWSRLLLMIDGWSLEKKISVDDANLLREKVWKRDRRIRDTYMACKEQSENEAISAFLKLTSSATSQGLRVIHIAAEMAPVAKVGGLGDVVCGLGKALQRKGHLVEIILPKYDCMHYDRICDLRALDVVIESYFDGQLFKNKIWVGTVEGLPVYFIEPHHPHKLFWRGTYYGEHDDFKRFSYFSRAALEFLLRAGKKPDIIHCHDWQTAFVAPLYWEMYVPKGLDSARMCFTCHNFQYQGIAAASELESCGLRAHQLNRPDRMQDNSEHDKVNAVKGAVVFSNIVTTVSPTYAQEVRTAEGGHGLHSTLSSHSKKFIGILNGIDTDAWDPATDPCLEVHYNANDLQGKAENKAALRRKLGLSSTDHRRPLVGCITRLVPQKGVHLIRHAIYRTLGLGGQFVLLGESPVHHIQKEFEGIAENFQNHDQVRLILKYDESLAHAIYAASDMFIIPSIFEPCGLTQMISMRYGAIPIVRKTGGLNDSVFDVDDDTIPPRFQNGFTFLDANEQGFSGALERAFNLYMNNPERWKQLVQKDMNIDFSWDSSAAQYEQLYSSAVARARARNTLN from the exons TTCCCAGCACAAGAAACAACATATCAAGAAAGCTTCTCATGAACAGCCTTCCACAGATGGAGATCCCCAACCAGATCAAGATAGGGATTCAGAGCACAGAGAGGCTTCGTTGGATAGTCTCCCAATCGTAAACAACGAAATCTTGAGCAGTACTGATACTGGAAACATTGATTCTGTGGAGCAATTGGATAGTCCGATTTTAATACCCGAAACTACACCTTCG GCTGTAAATATAAATGGAGCAGAGCAGGCCGAACAATTGTCTGGTGGTCAACTTGTGGATATGCTAGGCATGATACAAAATACAGAGAAAA ACATCCTTCTTCTAAATCAAGCTAGAATTCATGCACTTCAGGACCTTGAAAAGATTCTTGCTGAAAAGGAAGCATTACAAGGAGAAATTAATGTCTTAGAGACGAGGTTGGCTGAGACTGATGCCCGAATTGAGGTTGCAACCCAGGAAAAGATACATGTGAAACGCTTGGAGGAACAGTTAGAGAAACTGCGCAGTGAGTTGGCTCAAAGGGGCAATCCTGAAGGAGGAGATACTGAATTGCACGCCCATCTAAAGAGATTTTTGAACGATGAATACCCTCCGAGTCATAATGAAAGCATTCATTCTCTTACTGTGGAGCTTAATTCTTTGAGGGAAGAAAATGCCTCTCTGAAGAGTGCCATAGAATCATTCAAAGCTCAGCTTAATGATGTCAATAATACTAGTGAGCGTGTAGTGGTCTTGGAAAAAGAACGGTCATCTTTGGAATCTGCCCTGAAGGACTTAGAATCAAAATTACTAGAATCACAGGAAGACTTTTCAGAACTGTCTACATTAAGAGTTGAATGCAAGGATTTACGGGAGAAGGTTGAAGATCTACAAGTGATGCTAGATAATGCAACCAAACAAGCTAATCAAGATATTACAGTGTTGCAACAAAACCAGGATCTTCGAAGAAAGCTTGAAAAATTGGAAGCATCCCTGGAAGAAGCTAATAACTATAAGCTGTCATCAGATAAATTGCAAAAGTACAATGAAGAAATGCAGCAGAAGATAAAATCATTGGAGGAACGCCTTCAAAAGTCAGATGAAGAAATAAATTCTTATGTTCAGAAGTATCAAGATTCAGAGAAGGAATTTCAAGTTACACTTAGTGATCTGAGAGAAGAAACCAAGAAAAGGGCGCTGGATGGACCAGTGGAAGATATGCCATGGGAGTTTTGGAGCCGATTGTTGCTTATGATTGATGGTTGGTCACTTGAAAAGAAAATATCAGTGGATGACGCAAATCTTTTGAGAGAAAAGGTGTGGAAGAGAGACAGACGTATTAGAGACACATATATGGCTTGTAAAGAACAAAGTGAAAATGAGGCTATTTCTGCATTTCTCAAGCTTACATCATCTGCAACAAG tcagGGATTGCGTGTGATTCATATTGCAGCAGAGATGGCACCAGTTGCCAAG GTTGGTGGTTTGGGGGATGTTGTCTGTGGTCTGGGTAAAGCACTACAAAGAAAAGGACACCTTGTCGAAATTATTCTTCCCAAATATGATTGTATGCACTATGACCGAATTTGTGACTTAAGG GCTTTGGATGTGGTGATAGAGTCATACTTTGATGGTCAAttgttcaaaaataaaatctgggTTGGCACTGTTGAAG GGCTTCCTGTTTATTTCATTGAGCCCCATCATCCTCATAAGCTATTCTGGCGAGGAACTTATTATGGGGAGCACGATGATTTCAAACGCTTCTCGTACTTTAGCCGTGCAGCTCTTGAGTTTCTTCTTCGAGCTGGCAAGAAGCCAGATATCATTCATTGCCATGATTGGCAGACAGCATTTGTG GCTCCACTATATTGGGAGATGTATGTCCCAAAGGGGTTAGATTCAGCTAGGATGTGTTTTACATGCCATAACTTTCAGTATCAAGGGATTGCTGCAGCATCAGAGTTGGAATCATGTGGTCTTCGTGCCCACCAGTTAAATAGACCAGATAGAATGCAGGACAACTCAGAACATGATAAAGTCAACGCTGTCAAG GGTGCAGTTGTTTTCTCAAACATTGTGACAACCGTGTCTCCTACTTATGCCCAAGAAGTGAGAACTGCTGAG GGAGGACATGGCCTCCATTCAACTCTTTCTTCCCATTCCAAGAAGTTCATTGGGATTCTTAATGGCATTGATACTGATGCATGGGATCCTGCTACTGATCCATGTCTTGAAGTCCACTACAATGCAAATGATCTTCAAGGGAAAGCAGAGAATAAGGCAGCCTTAAGAAGAAAACTTGGTCTTTCATCCACAGACCACAGGAGGCCATTG GTTGGCTGCATAACAAGATTGGTACCACAAAAAGGTGTTCATCTTATTAGACATGCGATATATCGAACATTGGGTCTGGGAGGGCAATTTGTTCTTCTTGGTGAAAGTCCAGTGCACCATATTCAG AAAGAATTTGAGGGCATTGCTGAGAACTTTCAGAATCATGATCAAGTAAGGTTGATACTGAAGTATGATGAATCTCTTGCCCATGCCATTTATGCTGCTTCTGACATGTTCATCATTCCATCAATCTTTGAACCTTGTGGCCTGACACAG ATGATATCCATGAGATATGGTGCCATACCCATTGTCAGAAAAACTGGAGGCCTAAATGACAG TGTttttgatgttgatgatgataCAATACCTCCCCGATTTCAAAATGGATTTACATTTTTAGATGCTAATGAGCAG GGTTTTAGTGGTGCTTTAGAACGAGCATTTAACCTCTACATGAACAATCCTGAGCGTTGGAAACAACTTGTTCAGAAGGACATGAATATAGATTTCAGCTGGGATTCTTCAGCAGCTCAATACGAACAACTCTACTCAAGCGCTGTGGCTAGAGCAAGGGCGAGAAACACGCTTAATTAA